In the Mus pahari chromosome 19, PAHARI_EIJ_v1.1, whole genome shotgun sequence genome, one interval contains:
- the Cic gene encoding protein capicua homolog isoform X9: MYSAHRPLIPASGAASRGLGMFVWTNVEPRSVAVFPWHSLVPFLAPSQPDPSVQPSEAQQPASHPVASNQSKEPAESAAVAHEQPPGGTGGADPGRPPGAVCPESPGPGPPLTLGGVDPGKSLPPTTEEEAPGPPGEPRLDSETESDHDDAFLSIMSPEIQLPLPPGKRRTQSLSALPKERDSSSEKDGRSPNKREKDHIRRPMNAFMIFSKRHRALVHQRHPNQDNRTVSKILGEWWYALGPKEKQKYHDLAFQVKEAHFKAHPDWKWCNKDRKKSSSEAKPASLGLAGGHKETRERSMSETGTAAAPGVSSELLSVAAQTLLSSDTKAPGSGPCGAERLHTVGGPGSARPRAFSHSGVHSLDGGEVDSQALQELTQMVSGPTSYSGPKPSPQYGAPGSFAAPGEGGTLATSGRPPLLPSRASRSQRAASEDMTSDEERMVICEEEGDDDVIADDSFGTTDIDLKCKERVTDSESGDSSGEDPEGNKGFGRKVFSPVIRSSFTHCRPTLDPEPPGPPDPPAAFSKGYGPTPSSSSSPASTSVSVSTSFSLGSGTFKTQESGQGSTAVPLRPPPPGAGGPATPSKATRFPPTDSATFRRKRPESVGSLEAPGPSVIAAPPSGGGNILPTLVLPPSKEDREGTRVPSAPAPSLAYGAPAAPLCRPAATMVTNVVRPVSSTPVPIASKPFPTSGRAEVSSNDTVGARTEMGTGSRVPGGSPMGVSLVYSDKKSAAATSPAPHLVAGPLLGTVGKAPATVTNLLVGTPGYGAPASPAVQFIAQGAPGSATPAGSGASTGSGPNGPVPLGILQPSALGKAGGITQVQYILPTLPQQLQVAPAPAPAPGTKAAAPSGPAPTTSIRFTLPPGTSTNGKVLAATAPTAGIPILQSVPSAPPPKAQSVSPVQATPSGGSAQLLPGKVLVPLAAPSMSVRGGGAGQPLPLVSSPFSVPVQNGAQQPSKIIQLTPVPVSTPSGLVPPLSPATMPGPTSQPQKVLLPSSTRITYVQSAGGHTLPLGTSSACSQTGAVTSYGPASSVALGFTSLGPSGPAFVQPLLSGQAPLLAPGQVGVSPVPSPQLPPACTAPGGPVITAFYPGSPAPTSAPLGPPSQAPPSLVYTVATSTTPPAATILPKGPPASATATPAPTSPFSSATGSMTYSLVAPKAQRPSPKAPQKVKAAIASIPVGSFESGTTGRPGPTPRQSSDSGVAREPAVPESELEGQPTPPVPPPPTETWPPTARSSPPPPLPAEERPGTKGPETASKFPSSSSDWRVPGLGLESRGEPPTPPSPAPATGPSGSSSGSSEGSSGRGAGDTPERKEVTSSGKKMKVRPPPLKKTFDSVDNRVLSEVDFEERFAELPEFRPEEVLPSPTLQSLATSPRAILGSYRKKRKNSTDLDSAPEDPTSPKRKMRRRSSCSSEPNTPKSAKCEGDIFTFDRTGTETEDVLGELEYEKVPYSSLRRTLDQRRALVMQLFQDHGFFPSAQATAAFQARYADIFPSKVCLQLKIREVRQKIMQAATPTEQPPGAEAPLPGPPPTGMAATPVPTPSPAGGPDPTSPGSDSGTAQVAPPLPPPPEPGPGQPGWEGAPQPSPPPSGPSTAATGR; the protein is encoded by the exons ATGTACTCGGCCCACAGGCCCCTGATACCCGCGTCTGGCGCGGCCTCTCGTGGCCTCGGCATGTTCG TGTGGACAAATGTGGAACCTCGTTCTGTGGCTGTGTTCCCCTGGCACTCCTTAGTCCCCTTCCTGGCACCCAGCCAGCCCGACCCCTCTGTGCAGCCTAGTGAGGCCCAGCAACCTGCCAGCCACCCTGTGGCCTCCAACCAGAGCAAAG AACCTGCTGAGTCTGCTGCTGTTGCTCATGAGCAGCCACCAGGAGGGACGGGGGGTGCTGACCCTGGACGGCCCCCTGGAGCAGTTTGCCCTGAGAGCCCAGGGCCTGGACCTCCACTTACTTTGGGTGGTGTGGATCCTGGTAAAAGTCTCCCTCCCACCACTGAGGAGGAGGCTCCTGGCCCTCCAGGAGAGCCCCGGCTGGACAGTGAGACCGAGAGTGATCACGATGATGC CTTCCTCTCCATCATGTCTCCTGAGAttcagctgcctctgccacctggaAAGCGCCGCACCCAGTCTCTGAGTGCCTTGCCCAAGGAACGAGACTCCTCTTCTGAAAAGGATGGACGAAGTCCTAACAAG CGGGAGAAGGACCATATCCGTCGGCCCATGAATGCCTTCATGATCTTCAGCAAGCGGCACCGGGCCTTGGTCCACCAGCGGCACCCCAACCAGGACAACCGGACTGTCAGCAAGATCCTGGGAGAGTGGTGGTATGCCCTGGGGCCCAAGGAGAAGCAGAAATACCACGATCTGGCCTTCCAG GTGAAAGAGGCCCACTTCAAGGCCCACCCAGATTGGAAATGGTGCAACAAGGACCGAAAGAAGTCCAGCTCAGAGGCCAAGCCTGCGAGCCTGGGTCTGGCAGGAGGGCACAAGGAGACGCGGGAACGGAGCATGTCGGAGACGGGAACTGCTGCTGCCCCTGGGG TGTCTTCTGAGCTCCTGTCCGTTGCCGCCCAGACACTCTTGAGCTCGGACACCAAGGCTCCAGGGAGTGGCCCCTGTGGAGCAGAACGACTACATACAGTTGGGGGACCTGGCTCAGCTCGACCCAGAGCCTTCTCCCACAGTGGGGTGCACAGTCTTGATGGTGGGGAAGTAGACAGCCAAGCACTACAAGAACTGACCCAG ATGGTTTCTGGCCCCACATCATACTCCGGCCCAAAGCCTTCCCCCCAGTATGGTGCTCCAGGATCTTTTGCAGCTCCTGGGGAAGGAGGTACCTTGGCCACTAGTGGGCGGCCTCCACTGTTGCCCTCCCGAGCCTCTCGTTCCCAGCGTGCGGCCAGTGAGGACATGACCAGTGATGAGGAGCGGATGGTCATCTGTGAGGAAGAAGGGGATGATGATGTCATCG CTGATGACAGCTTTGGCACCACCGACATTGATCTCAAGTGCAAGGAACGGGTGACTGACAGTGAGAGTGGAGACAGCTCTGGGGAGGACCCAGAGGGTAACAAG GGCTTTGGCCGTAAGGTGTTCTCACCTGTCATCCGCTCCTCCTTTACCCATTGCCGTCCAACCCTGGACCCTGAGCCTCCAGGGCCCCCGGATCCACCTGCAGCCTTCAGCAAAGGCTACGGTCCCACCCCATCATCCTCCTCTTCACCTGCTTCCACCTCAGTCTCAGTCTCCACCTCCTTTTCACTGGGCTCTGGAACCTTTAAGACCCAGGAGTCTGGTCAGGGCAGCACAGCGGTGCCACTACGGCCCCCGCCCCCTGGAGCCGGGGGCCCAGCAACACCTTCCAAGGCCACTCGGTTTCCTCCTACGGATTCTGCCACCTTTCGGCGCAAGAGACCTGAAAGTGTTGGTAGCCTTGAAGCACCGGGCCCCTCAGTCATTGCAGCGCCTCCCAGTGGGGGAGGAAACATTCTGCCAACACTGGTTCTGCCTCCGAGCAAGGAGGATCGGGAGGGTACACGAGTGCCCTCGGCCCCAGCCCCATCACTGGCTTATGGGGCTCCAGCAGCCCCTCTGTGCCGCCCTGCTGCCACCATGGTCACCAACGTGGTACGGCCTGTCAGCAGCACTCCTGTGCCCATTGCCTCTAAGCCCTTTCCCACCTCTGGTCGGGCTGAGGTATCTTCAAATGACACAGTAGGTGCCAGGACTGAAATGGGCACGGGATCCCGGGTGCCTGGGGGCTCCCCAATGGGTGTCAGTTTAGTGTATTCAGATAAGAAGTCAGCAGCAGCCACCTCACCAGCTCCACATTTGGTAGCTGGACCTTTATTGGGCACTGTGGGGAAGGCACCTGCTACTGTCACCAACTTGCTGGTAGGCACCCCAGGCTATGGGGCTCCTGCATCGCCTGCTGTTCAGTTTATTGCCCAGGGAGCCCCAGGCAGTGCAACCCCTGCAGGCTCAGGAGCAAGTACTGGGAGTGGCCCCAATGGGCCAGTACCCCTGGGCATCCTGCAGCCAAGTGCCCTAGGCAAGGCTGGGGGAATCACACAGGTGCAGTACATCCTGCCCACACTGCCCCAGCAGCTTCAAGTGGCACCTGCCCCAGCACCAGCCCCTGGGACCAAGGCAGCAGCTCCCAGTGGCCCTGCACCCACCACCAGCATCCGTTTCACCCTCCCTCCGGGCACCTCGACCAACGGCAAGGTCCTGGCTGCCACTGCACCCACTGCTGGCATCCCTATCCTGCAGTCCgtaccctcagccccaccccctaaAG CCCAGTCAGTTTCTCCTGTCCAGGCCACACCTTCAGGTGGCTCAGCCCAGCTGCTGCCTGGGAAGGTGCTAGTCCCCCTGGCTGCCCCTAGCATGTCAGTTCGAGGTGGAGGGGCTGGTCAGCCACTGCCCCTGGTTAGCTCGCCTTTCTCAGTACCTGTCCAAAATGGTGCCCAACAACCTAGCAAG ATTATCCAGCTGACTCCTGTGCCTGTGAGCACACCTAGTGGCCTGGTACCACCCCTGAGCCCAGCCACAATGCCGGGACCCACATCACAGCCTCAGAAGGTCCTGTTGCCCTCTTCCACAAG AATCACCTATGTACAGTCAGCAGGCGGGCACACTCTGCCTCTAGGTACCAGCTCTGCATGCAGTCAGACTGGAGCAGTAACCTCATACGGGCCCGCCAGCTCTGTAGCTCTGGGCTTTACGTCGTTGGGGCCCAGTGGTCCTGCCTTTGTACAGCCTCTGCTCTCAG GCCAAGCTCCTTTGCTGGCTCCTGGCCAGGTGGGCGTGTCACCTGTGCCTAGCCCCCAGTTGCCTCCTGCCTGTACAGCCCCTGGAGGTCCTGTCATAACAGCATTTTACCCTGGCAGCCCTGCACCCACTTCAGCACCCCTGGGCCCACCTTCCCAAGCTCCaccaagcctggtctacactgtagCCACCAGTACCACCCCACCTGCTGCTACCATTCTGCCCAAGGGCCCACCAGCCTCTGCCACTGCCACTCCAGCCCCTACTAGTCCTTTCTCTAGTGCCACAG GCTCCATGACCTACAGCTTAGTGGCTCCCAAAGCTCAGCGACCCAGCCCAAAAGCTCCCCAGAAAGTAAAGGCAGCCATTGCCAGCATTCCTGTGGGGTCTTTTGAATCGGGCACTACTGGGCGGCCTGGACCTACACCCCGACAGTCTTCAGACTCTGGCGTAGCCCGAGAGCCAGCTGTCCCAGAATCAGAACTTGAGGGGCAGCCCACACccccagtccccccaccccccacagagaCCTGGCCTCCCACTGCCCGGAgcagtcccccaccccccttgcCTGCTGAGGAGCGACCTGGCACTAAAGGCCCTGAGACT GCCAGCAAATTCCCCAGCTCATCTTCAGACTGGCGAGTTCCTGGGCTGGGCCTGGAGAGTCGTGGGGAGCCTCCTACTCCTCCCAGCCCAGCTCCAGCCACAGGCCCCAGTGgaagcagcagtggcagcagcgaGGGCAGTAGtgggaggggagctggggacaCACCCGAGCGCAAGGAAGTGACTAGTTCTGGCAAGAAGATGAAGGTGCGGCCCCCGCCCCTGAAGAAGACCTTTGACTCTGTGGACAA CAGGGTCCTGTCAGAAGTGGACTTTGAAGAGCGGTTTGCTGAGCTGCCGGAGTTTAGACCAGAGGAGGTGCTGCCCTCACCCACCCTACAGTCTCTGGCCACCTCGCCTCGGGCTATCCTTGGCTCCTACcgcaagaagaggaagaattcCACGG ACCTAGACTCAGCGCCTGAAGACCCCACCTCACCCAAGCGCAAGATGAGGAGACGGTCGAGCTGCAGCTCCGAGCCCAACACCCCCAAGAGTGCCAAGTGCGAGGGGGACATCTTCACCTTTGATCGCACAG GTACTGAAACAGAGGATGTGCTTGGGGAGCTGGAGTATGAGAAGGTGCCCTACTCATCACTGCGGCGCACCCTGGACCAACGGCGGGCCCTGGTCATGCAGCTCTTCCAGGACCATGGCTTCTTCCCATCAG CCCAGGCCACAGCAGCCTTCCAGGCCCGCTATGCAGACATCTTCCCATCCAAGGTGTGTCTGCAATTAAAGATCCGAGAGGTCCGCCAGAAGATCATGCAGGCAGCCACTCCCACAGAGCAGCCCCCTGGGGCTGAAGCCCCCCTGCCTGGACCACCCCCTACTGGCATGGCTGCtactcctgtccccacccccagccctgctggGGGCCCTGACCCCACCTCTCCAGGCTCGGACTCTGGCACTGCCCAAGTTGCCCCACCACTGCCTCCACCCCCAGAGCCTGGGCCTGGACAGCCTGGCTGGGAGGGGGCTCCCCAACCCTCACCACCTCCCTCTGGCCCTTCCACAGCTGCCACAGGCAGGTGA
- the Cic gene encoding protein capicua homolog isoform X8 gives MYSAHRPLIPASGAASRGLGMFVWTNVEPRSVAVFPWHSLVPFLAPSQPDPSVQPSEAQQPASHPVASNQSKEPAESAAVAHEQPPGGTGGADPGRPPGAVCPESPGPGPPLTLGGVDPGKSLPPTTEEEAPGPPGEPRLDSETESDHDDAFLSIMSPEIQLPLPPGKRRTQSLSALPKERDSSSEKDGRSPNKREKDHIRRPMNAFMIFSKRHRALVHQRHPNQDNRTVSKILGEWWYALGPKEKQKYHDLAFQVKEAHFKAHPDWKWCNKDRKKSSSEAKPASLGLAGGHKETRERSMSETGTAAAPGVSSELLSVAAQTLLSSDTKAPGSGPCGAERLHTVGGPGSARPRAFSHSGVHSLDGGEVDSQALQELTQMVSGPTSYSGPKPSPQYGAPGSFAAPGEGGTLATSGRPPLLPSRASRSQRAASEDMTSDEERMVICEEEGDDDVIADDSFGTTDIDLKCKERVTDSESGDSSGEDPEGNKGFGRKVFSPVIRSSFTHCRPTLDPEPPGPPDPPAAFSKGYGPTPSSSSSPASTSVSVSTSFSLGSGTFKTQESGQGSTAVPLRPPPPGAGGPATPSKATRFPPTDSATFRRKRPESVGSLEAPGPSVIAAPPSGGGNILPTLVLPPSKEDREGTRVPSAPAPSLAYGAPAAPLCRPAATMVTNVVRPVSSTPVPIASKPFPTSGRAEVSSNDTVGARTEMGTGSRVPGGSPMGVSLVYSDKKSAAATSPAPHLVAGPLLGTVGKAPATVTNLLVGTPGYGAPASPAVQFIAQGAPGSATPAGSGASTGSGPNGPVPLGILQPSALGKAGGITQVQYILPTLPQQLQVAPAPAPAPGTKAAAPSGPAPTTSIRFTLPPGTSTNGKVLAATAPTAGIPILQSVPSAPPPKAQSVSPVQATPSGGSAQLLPGKVLVPLAAPSMSVRGGGAGQPLPLVSSPFSVPVQNGAQQPSKIIQLTPVPVSTPSGLVPPLSPATMPGPTSQPQKVLLPSSTRITYVQSAGGHTLPLGTSSACSQTGAVTSYGPASSVALGFTSLGPSGPAFVQPLLSAGQAPLLAPGQVGVSPVPSPQLPPACTAPGGPVITAFYPGSPAPTSAPLGPPSQAPPSLVYTVATSTTPPAATILPKGPPASATATPAPTSPFSSATAGSMTYSLVAPKAQRPSPKAPQKVKAAIASIPVGSFESGTTGRPGPTPRQSSDSGVAREPAVPESELEGQPTPPVPPPPTETWPPTARSSPPPPLPAEERPGTKGPETASKFPSSSSDWRVPGLGLESRGEPPTPPSPAPATGPSGSSSGSSEGSSGRGAGDTPERKEVTSSGKKMKVRPPPLKKTFDSVDNRVLSEVDFEERFAELPEFRPEEVLPSPTLQSLATSPRAILGSYRKKRKNSTDLDSAPEDPTSPKRKMRRRSSCSSEPNTPKSAKCEGDIFTFDRTGTETEDVLGELEYEKVPYSSLRRTLDQRRALVMQLFQDHGFFPSAQATAAFQARYADIFPSKVCLQLKIREVRQKIMQAATPTEQPPGAEAPLPGPPPTGMAATPVPTPSPAGGPDPTSPGSDSGTAQVAPPLPPPPEPGPGQPGWEGAPQPSPPPSGPSTAATGR, from the exons ATGTACTCGGCCCACAGGCCCCTGATACCCGCGTCTGGCGCGGCCTCTCGTGGCCTCGGCATGTTCG TGTGGACAAATGTGGAACCTCGTTCTGTGGCTGTGTTCCCCTGGCACTCCTTAGTCCCCTTCCTGGCACCCAGCCAGCCCGACCCCTCTGTGCAGCCTAGTGAGGCCCAGCAACCTGCCAGCCACCCTGTGGCCTCCAACCAGAGCAAAG AACCTGCTGAGTCTGCTGCTGTTGCTCATGAGCAGCCACCAGGAGGGACGGGGGGTGCTGACCCTGGACGGCCCCCTGGAGCAGTTTGCCCTGAGAGCCCAGGGCCTGGACCTCCACTTACTTTGGGTGGTGTGGATCCTGGTAAAAGTCTCCCTCCCACCACTGAGGAGGAGGCTCCTGGCCCTCCAGGAGAGCCCCGGCTGGACAGTGAGACCGAGAGTGATCACGATGATGC CTTCCTCTCCATCATGTCTCCTGAGAttcagctgcctctgccacctggaAAGCGCCGCACCCAGTCTCTGAGTGCCTTGCCCAAGGAACGAGACTCCTCTTCTGAAAAGGATGGACGAAGTCCTAACAAG CGGGAGAAGGACCATATCCGTCGGCCCATGAATGCCTTCATGATCTTCAGCAAGCGGCACCGGGCCTTGGTCCACCAGCGGCACCCCAACCAGGACAACCGGACTGTCAGCAAGATCCTGGGAGAGTGGTGGTATGCCCTGGGGCCCAAGGAGAAGCAGAAATACCACGATCTGGCCTTCCAG GTGAAAGAGGCCCACTTCAAGGCCCACCCAGATTGGAAATGGTGCAACAAGGACCGAAAGAAGTCCAGCTCAGAGGCCAAGCCTGCGAGCCTGGGTCTGGCAGGAGGGCACAAGGAGACGCGGGAACGGAGCATGTCGGAGACGGGAACTGCTGCTGCCCCTGGGG TGTCTTCTGAGCTCCTGTCCGTTGCCGCCCAGACACTCTTGAGCTCGGACACCAAGGCTCCAGGGAGTGGCCCCTGTGGAGCAGAACGACTACATACAGTTGGGGGACCTGGCTCAGCTCGACCCAGAGCCTTCTCCCACAGTGGGGTGCACAGTCTTGATGGTGGGGAAGTAGACAGCCAAGCACTACAAGAACTGACCCAG ATGGTTTCTGGCCCCACATCATACTCCGGCCCAAAGCCTTCCCCCCAGTATGGTGCTCCAGGATCTTTTGCAGCTCCTGGGGAAGGAGGTACCTTGGCCACTAGTGGGCGGCCTCCACTGTTGCCCTCCCGAGCCTCTCGTTCCCAGCGTGCGGCCAGTGAGGACATGACCAGTGATGAGGAGCGGATGGTCATCTGTGAGGAAGAAGGGGATGATGATGTCATCG CTGATGACAGCTTTGGCACCACCGACATTGATCTCAAGTGCAAGGAACGGGTGACTGACAGTGAGAGTGGAGACAGCTCTGGGGAGGACCCAGAGGGTAACAAG GGCTTTGGCCGTAAGGTGTTCTCACCTGTCATCCGCTCCTCCTTTACCCATTGCCGTCCAACCCTGGACCCTGAGCCTCCAGGGCCCCCGGATCCACCTGCAGCCTTCAGCAAAGGCTACGGTCCCACCCCATCATCCTCCTCTTCACCTGCTTCCACCTCAGTCTCAGTCTCCACCTCCTTTTCACTGGGCTCTGGAACCTTTAAGACCCAGGAGTCTGGTCAGGGCAGCACAGCGGTGCCACTACGGCCCCCGCCCCCTGGAGCCGGGGGCCCAGCAACACCTTCCAAGGCCACTCGGTTTCCTCCTACGGATTCTGCCACCTTTCGGCGCAAGAGACCTGAAAGTGTTGGTAGCCTTGAAGCACCGGGCCCCTCAGTCATTGCAGCGCCTCCCAGTGGGGGAGGAAACATTCTGCCAACACTGGTTCTGCCTCCGAGCAAGGAGGATCGGGAGGGTACACGAGTGCCCTCGGCCCCAGCCCCATCACTGGCTTATGGGGCTCCAGCAGCCCCTCTGTGCCGCCCTGCTGCCACCATGGTCACCAACGTGGTACGGCCTGTCAGCAGCACTCCTGTGCCCATTGCCTCTAAGCCCTTTCCCACCTCTGGTCGGGCTGAGGTATCTTCAAATGACACAGTAGGTGCCAGGACTGAAATGGGCACGGGATCCCGGGTGCCTGGGGGCTCCCCAATGGGTGTCAGTTTAGTGTATTCAGATAAGAAGTCAGCAGCAGCCACCTCACCAGCTCCACATTTGGTAGCTGGACCTTTATTGGGCACTGTGGGGAAGGCACCTGCTACTGTCACCAACTTGCTGGTAGGCACCCCAGGCTATGGGGCTCCTGCATCGCCTGCTGTTCAGTTTATTGCCCAGGGAGCCCCAGGCAGTGCAACCCCTGCAGGCTCAGGAGCAAGTACTGGGAGTGGCCCCAATGGGCCAGTACCCCTGGGCATCCTGCAGCCAAGTGCCCTAGGCAAGGCTGGGGGAATCACACAGGTGCAGTACATCCTGCCCACACTGCCCCAGCAGCTTCAAGTGGCACCTGCCCCAGCACCAGCCCCTGGGACCAAGGCAGCAGCTCCCAGTGGCCCTGCACCCACCACCAGCATCCGTTTCACCCTCCCTCCGGGCACCTCGACCAACGGCAAGGTCCTGGCTGCCACTGCACCCACTGCTGGCATCCCTATCCTGCAGTCCgtaccctcagccccaccccctaaAG CCCAGTCAGTTTCTCCTGTCCAGGCCACACCTTCAGGTGGCTCAGCCCAGCTGCTGCCTGGGAAGGTGCTAGTCCCCCTGGCTGCCCCTAGCATGTCAGTTCGAGGTGGAGGGGCTGGTCAGCCACTGCCCCTGGTTAGCTCGCCTTTCTCAGTACCTGTCCAAAATGGTGCCCAACAACCTAGCAAG ATTATCCAGCTGACTCCTGTGCCTGTGAGCACACCTAGTGGCCTGGTACCACCCCTGAGCCCAGCCACAATGCCGGGACCCACATCACAGCCTCAGAAGGTCCTGTTGCCCTCTTCCACAAG AATCACCTATGTACAGTCAGCAGGCGGGCACACTCTGCCTCTAGGTACCAGCTCTGCATGCAGTCAGACTGGAGCAGTAACCTCATACGGGCCCGCCAGCTCTGTAGCTCTGGGCTTTACGTCGTTGGGGCCCAGTGGTCCTGCCTTTGTACAGCCTCTGCTCTCAG CAGGCCAAGCTCCTTTGCTGGCTCCTGGCCAGGTGGGCGTGTCACCTGTGCCTAGCCCCCAGTTGCCTCCTGCCTGTACAGCCCCTGGAGGTCCTGTCATAACAGCATTTTACCCTGGCAGCCCTGCACCCACTTCAGCACCCCTGGGCCCACCTTCCCAAGCTCCaccaagcctggtctacactgtagCCACCAGTACCACCCCACCTGCTGCTACCATTCTGCCCAAGGGCCCACCAGCCTCTGCCACTGCCACTCCAGCCCCTACTAGTCCTTTCTCTAGTGCCACAG CAGGCTCCATGACCTACAGCTTAGTGGCTCCCAAAGCTCAGCGACCCAGCCCAAAAGCTCCCCAGAAAGTAAAGGCAGCCATTGCCAGCATTCCTGTGGGGTCTTTTGAATCGGGCACTACTGGGCGGCCTGGACCTACACCCCGACAGTCTTCAGACTCTGGCGTAGCCCGAGAGCCAGCTGTCCCAGAATCAGAACTTGAGGGGCAGCCCACACccccagtccccccaccccccacagagaCCTGGCCTCCCACTGCCCGGAgcagtcccccaccccccttgcCTGCTGAGGAGCGACCTGGCACTAAAGGCCCTGAGACT GCCAGCAAATTCCCCAGCTCATCTTCAGACTGGCGAGTTCCTGGGCTGGGCCTGGAGAGTCGTGGGGAGCCTCCTACTCCTCCCAGCCCAGCTCCAGCCACAGGCCCCAGTGgaagcagcagtggcagcagcgaGGGCAGTAGtgggaggggagctggggacaCACCCGAGCGCAAGGAAGTGACTAGTTCTGGCAAGAAGATGAAGGTGCGGCCCCCGCCCCTGAAGAAGACCTTTGACTCTGTGGACAA CAGGGTCCTGTCAGAAGTGGACTTTGAAGAGCGGTTTGCTGAGCTGCCGGAGTTTAGACCAGAGGAGGTGCTGCCCTCACCCACCCTACAGTCTCTGGCCACCTCGCCTCGGGCTATCCTTGGCTCCTACcgcaagaagaggaagaattcCACGG ACCTAGACTCAGCGCCTGAAGACCCCACCTCACCCAAGCGCAAGATGAGGAGACGGTCGAGCTGCAGCTCCGAGCCCAACACCCCCAAGAGTGCCAAGTGCGAGGGGGACATCTTCACCTTTGATCGCACAG GTACTGAAACAGAGGATGTGCTTGGGGAGCTGGAGTATGAGAAGGTGCCCTACTCATCACTGCGGCGCACCCTGGACCAACGGCGGGCCCTGGTCATGCAGCTCTTCCAGGACCATGGCTTCTTCCCATCAG CCCAGGCCACAGCAGCCTTCCAGGCCCGCTATGCAGACATCTTCCCATCCAAGGTGTGTCTGCAATTAAAGATCCGAGAGGTCCGCCAGAAGATCATGCAGGCAGCCACTCCCACAGAGCAGCCCCCTGGGGCTGAAGCCCCCCTGCCTGGACCACCCCCTACTGGCATGGCTGCtactcctgtccccacccccagccctgctggGGGCCCTGACCCCACCTCTCCAGGCTCGGACTCTGGCACTGCCCAAGTTGCCCCACCACTGCCTCCACCCCCAGAGCCTGGGCCTGGACAGCCTGGCTGGGAGGGGGCTCCCCAACCCTCACCACCTCCCTCTGGCCCTTCCACAGCTGCCACAGGCAGGTGA